In a genomic window of Dyadobacter fermentans DSM 18053:
- a CDS encoding xanthine dehydrogenase family protein molybdopterin-binding subunit, translating into MNDDKNALNRRSFLKASLLSGGGMMLTVNFLSAFKSAGKVGADQPADQWTELTGYIQITPDNRIKLICPNPEFGQNVMTSLPMIVAEELDADWKNVTVEMGPHDNVKLGPQFSGGSNSVRMYWKPLREAGAAARQMLREAAAQAWNVPVGEVTTRAGMLAHSSGKTAPYGAMAAKAATRPIPKELTLKSPKDFTIVRQSKKNVEGQKLVTGKPLFGLDYRVEGMLIAMIHHPPAFGMKLKSFDSAEALKMPGIKDVFSLKLYEEGFEQAGFDTRTFNDLLVIVGKTTWEVMNARKKLVAHWEPAGETRNVLSGRNGKREVTVPGALESSETQRQQMLEYAKKPAKELRRDGDPETAFKSAAQVIERTYTAPFLAHNCMEPMNYFAHVTDEKAILVGPLQSPGWIEPTISKLLNLPPEKIEIHMTRMGGGFGRRAYNHYLSEAALISRKVKAPVKLIYTREDDMTYGIYRPMYTATYRAALDANKKLIAFHVKGGGIPEHPIHPNRFPAGAVDNYLSEGWQIASNVTIGAFRAPGSNFNAAAEQSFLDELAEAMGQDPIQFRLDLLKRAKENPVGQNNDYDPDRYAGVLELVRDKAGWGKSGSEKYSRGVAAYFCHNSYAAHIVDMVTREGQPYVERVFSAMDCGIVVNPDAATNMVQGAVVDGIGNAFYGALTHKDGAPQQTNFDNYRIIRHNEAPKKIEVHFVQNDKDPTGLGEPPFPPVFGAVANALYKNKGRRFYNQPFKPELDKVI; encoded by the coding sequence ATGAACGATGATAAAAACGCATTGAACCGGCGCTCGTTTCTGAAAGCGTCGCTGCTCTCGGGCGGGGGAATGATGCTGACGGTGAATTTTCTGTCGGCTTTCAAATCGGCCGGAAAGGTCGGCGCAGACCAGCCGGCGGATCAATGGACCGAGCTTACGGGCTATATCCAGATTACGCCGGACAACCGGATCAAGCTCATTTGTCCCAACCCCGAATTCGGCCAGAATGTGATGACTTCGCTGCCGATGATCGTGGCCGAAGAACTGGATGCCGACTGGAAGAATGTGACCGTTGAAATGGGTCCGCACGATAATGTGAAGCTTGGGCCGCAGTTTTCGGGAGGCAGCAATTCCGTGAGAATGTACTGGAAACCGCTGCGGGAAGCCGGTGCGGCGGCCCGCCAAATGCTGCGCGAGGCAGCGGCGCAAGCCTGGAACGTGCCGGTGGGAGAGGTGACCACCCGGGCCGGTATGCTTGCCCATTCCAGTGGGAAAACGGCCCCCTACGGCGCCATGGCCGCCAAAGCCGCCACGCGGCCGATCCCCAAAGAACTGACCCTTAAATCGCCGAAAGATTTCACGATCGTACGCCAATCCAAAAAGAATGTGGAAGGGCAAAAGCTGGTCACCGGAAAGCCGCTGTTCGGGCTGGATTACCGCGTGGAGGGTATGCTGATCGCGATGATCCACCACCCGCCCGCATTTGGTATGAAACTGAAATCCTTTGATTCCGCCGAGGCGCTGAAAATGCCGGGCATTAAAGATGTTTTCAGCCTCAAATTGTACGAGGAGGGATTTGAACAGGCTGGTTTCGATACGCGCACATTCAACGACCTGCTTGTGATTGTGGGCAAAACCACGTGGGAAGTGATGAATGCACGCAAAAAACTCGTTGCGCACTGGGAGCCGGCGGGCGAGACCAGGAATGTGCTCTCGGGAAGGAACGGGAAACGTGAAGTGACCGTGCCAGGCGCGCTGGAAAGCTCCGAAACCCAGCGGCAGCAAATGCTGGAATATGCCAAAAAGCCGGCCAAAGAACTGCGGCGTGACGGTGATCCCGAAACCGCTTTCAAAAGCGCGGCGCAGGTGATCGAACGAACCTACACCGCGCCGTTCCTCGCGCACAACTGCATGGAGCCGATGAATTATTTCGCCCATGTTACCGACGAGAAAGCGATCCTGGTGGGGCCGCTGCAATCGCCGGGATGGATAGAGCCGACCATCAGCAAGCTGCTGAACCTGCCTCCCGAAAAAATTGAAATACACATGACCCGCATGGGCGGAGGCTTCGGTCGGAGGGCCTACAATCATTATTTGTCCGAAGCGGCATTGATTTCCAGAAAAGTCAAAGCGCCGGTGAAGCTGATTTACACCCGCGAGGACGACATGACCTACGGCATTTACCGGCCCATGTACACGGCTACTTACCGCGCCGCGCTCGACGCCAACAAAAAGCTCATCGCTTTTCACGTTAAAGGCGGCGGTATCCCCGAGCATCCCATTCATCCCAACCGCTTCCCGGCGGGCGCGGTGGATAATTACCTGTCGGAGGGCTGGCAGATTGCCTCCAACGTAACCATCGGTGCATTCCGCGCGCCGGGCTCTAATTTCAATGCAGCAGCCGAGCAGTCTTTCCTGGATGAGCTGGCGGAGGCGATGGGCCAGGACCCGATCCAGTTCAGGCTGGATCTGCTGAAAAGGGCGAAGGAAAACCCGGTGGGACAGAACAACGACTACGACCCCGACCGCTATGCCGGCGTGCTGGAACTCGTTCGCGACAAGGCGGGGTGGGGCAAGTCCGGAAGCGAAAAATACAGCCGCGGTGTAGCCGCCTATTTCTGCCACAATTCCTACGCCGCGCACATCGTGGACATGGTCACGCGCGAGGGCCAGCCTTACGTCGAGCGGGTTTTCAGCGCGATGGACTGCGGGATCGTGGTAAATCCCGACGCCGCCACGAATATGGTGCAGGGCGCGGTGGTGGATGGCATCGGCAATGCGTTTTACGGTGCGCTCACCCACAAAGATGGCGCTCCCCAGCAAACCAATTTCGATAACTACCGGATCATCCGCCACAACGAGGCCCCGAAAAAAATCGAGGTGCATTTCGTGCAAAACGACAAGGACCCGACAGGCCTGGGCGAGCCGCCGTTCCCGCCGGTGTTTGGCGCGGTTGCCAATGCGCTCTACAAAAACAAGGGACGGAGGTTTTACAACCAACCATTCAAGCCCGAGCTCGATAAAGTCATTTAA
- a CDS encoding flippase produces the protein MGNSQSNYHNRLQATSSMFYTAVAKIKTKIQNPVVLNVAWLALDKASRLLIGLVVGVWVARYLGPAHWGEINYTAAIVGIITTIANLGMDGFLVKEIVASPEQKNEILGTAFFTRLAFIPVGIAATFCYFYFTNAPDYYYYLFALLSPSFLISPFDLIDLEFQSRLKSKLTVVCKNIGYFIGAAIKIYCLLTHKSVFWFAAAIGIETLFAYIFLIFKYQSEQNIFNWIFRKKRARQLLSTGWPFIVSNLAVILYMRIDQLMIGNIAGETELGLFSSTTKITDMFVFIPMAISGSYLSVLVKIKKEQSDEVFIQKICTFFGWMTRISIGAAIIISLLSQQIIQLLYGPEYYPAYSILAIHIWALVPMFLGVASGQYLIIENLQKYNVYKTLIGLTLNVLLNVILIPKMGAVGAAIATLISYYVSAIFSNFLFRSTKKLFRYQLRSFQMIFSFKS, from the coding sequence TTGGGTAACTCACAAAGTAACTACCATAATCGCCTGCAAGCAACCTCGTCAATGTTCTACACGGCCGTAGCAAAAATTAAGACAAAAATTCAAAATCCCGTAGTGCTCAACGTTGCCTGGCTTGCCTTAGACAAAGCGAGCAGGCTACTGATAGGCCTGGTCGTCGGCGTGTGGGTTGCGAGATATCTGGGACCTGCACATTGGGGAGAGATTAACTACACTGCCGCGATCGTCGGCATTATCACTACGATTGCAAATTTGGGCATGGACGGCTTCCTCGTCAAGGAGATCGTGGCCTCGCCGGAGCAAAAGAATGAAATATTAGGCACTGCCTTTTTTACAAGACTGGCCTTTATCCCCGTTGGCATAGCGGCTACTTTCTGCTATTTCTACTTTACAAATGCGCCTGATTATTACTACTATTTGTTTGCACTACTGTCTCCTAGCTTTTTAATCAGCCCGTTTGACCTCATTGACCTGGAATTTCAGTCAAGGTTAAAAAGTAAACTCACTGTCGTTTGCAAGAACATCGGCTATTTTATCGGGGCTGCAATCAAGATTTATTGTTTGCTTACGCATAAATCAGTCTTCTGGTTTGCTGCGGCCATTGGAATAGAAACCCTTTTTGCTTACATATTTTTAATTTTTAAATACCAGTCGGAGCAGAATATATTTAACTGGATATTCAGAAAGAAAAGAGCCCGGCAGCTATTATCCACTGGCTGGCCATTTATTGTTTCCAATCTGGCAGTCATCCTTTACATGCGGATCGATCAGTTAATGATCGGCAATATTGCGGGCGAAACTGAATTGGGATTATTCAGTTCCACTACAAAGATTACTGATATGTTTGTATTCATTCCGATGGCGATCTCCGGAAGTTACCTATCAGTTCTTGTAAAAATCAAAAAAGAACAATCTGATGAGGTATTCATTCAAAAGATATGTACTTTTTTCGGTTGGATGACCCGTATATCAATCGGTGCTGCGATCATTATAAGCCTTCTTTCCCAACAAATAATACAACTACTTTATGGTCCGGAATACTATCCTGCCTATTCCATTCTGGCCATCCACATTTGGGCACTCGTTCCCATGTTTCTTGGCGTAGCATCCGGGCAGTATCTGATTATTGAAAACCTGCAAAAGTATAACGTCTACAAAACGCTCATCGGGCTAACGCTAAATGTGCTGCTAAACGTAATACTAATTCCAAAAATGGGCGCAGTCGGTGCAGCAATAGCCACACTCATATCTTATTATGTATCGGCAATATTCTCCAATTTCCTTTTTAGGAGCACCAAAAAACTATTTCGATATCAGTTAAGAAGTTTTCAAATGATATTCTCATTTAAATCATAA
- a CDS encoding NAD(P)H-dependent oxidoreductase, translated as MKTLVIVIHPDINQSAINRRWVEALNEFPDKFTVHQLYEAYPDEKLDIAAEQRLIEEHDKIIFQFPFYWFNCPPLFKKWLDEVMTYGWAYGSRSGYKMGGKKIALAISLGIDEWEYSPSAKYKYTIEELIRPFELSFEYVKADYRPFFAYYGIELNSSDEWIDKSIPQYLDFLNAF; from the coding sequence ATGAAGACTTTGGTAATTGTGATCCATCCGGACATCAATCAATCGGCGATCAATAGGAGATGGGTGGAGGCTTTGAACGAATTTCCGGACAAGTTTACCGTCCACCAACTGTACGAGGCGTATCCCGACGAGAAGCTGGATATCGCGGCGGAACAGAGACTGATCGAGGAGCATGACAAGATCATTTTTCAATTCCCGTTCTACTGGTTCAACTGCCCGCCGCTTTTCAAAAAGTGGCTGGACGAAGTGATGACCTACGGCTGGGCGTATGGCAGCCGGAGCGGGTACAAGATGGGAGGGAAGAAGATTGCATTGGCCATTTCCCTGGGTATCGACGAGTGGGAATACAGCCCGTCGGCCAAATACAAATACACCATCGAAGAACTCATACGGCCTTTCGAGCTCAGTTTTGAATATGTGAAAGCCGATTACCGGCCCTTTTTTGCCTATTACGGAATCGAGCTCAACTCATCAGACGAATGGATCGACAAAAGCATTCCACAGTACCTGGATTTCCTGAATGCGTTTTAG
- a CDS encoding alpha/beta fold hydrolase: protein MATASQSSAQSISPSATGYAPVNGSSVYYQVYGEGSPLILLHGAYYTIEMNWAHLLPELSKTRKVIAVELQGHGRTPFSDRKISHAALASDVEGVMDHLKIDIADVAGFSFGGAVAYQFAIQSPGRLRKLVLISCTHKSTGWLPEVTNAFKALKPELFENSPMQKAYEAVAPDKTKWTSFLNLMFASAATPFDLGDANVAKITAPALIIAGDNDGLDKIELMKTYQLLGGGITADFGTVPRSQLAILPAQGHRSVVMQAPTILAYMTSFLNNG from the coding sequence ATGGCAACAGCATCTCAATCCTCCGCACAAAGCATTTCACCTTCGGCAACCGGCTATGCGCCCGTTAACGGCAGCAGCGTGTACTATCAGGTGTATGGCGAAGGCAGCCCGCTCATTTTGCTCCACGGCGCTTATTATACGATTGAGATGAACTGGGCCCACTTGCTTCCCGAACTCTCGAAAACGAGAAAAGTGATTGCAGTGGAGTTGCAAGGACACGGGCGCACGCCGTTTTCCGACAGAAAAATATCGCACGCCGCATTGGCAAGCGATGTGGAAGGGGTAATGGATCACCTCAAAATCGACATTGCGGACGTCGCCGGGTTTAGTTTTGGCGGTGCGGTGGCCTACCAGTTTGCTATCCAAAGCCCCGGTCGGCTGCGAAAACTGGTGCTCATATCCTGTACGCACAAAAGCACCGGCTGGCTGCCCGAAGTTACCAACGCATTCAAAGCATTGAAACCCGAATTATTCGAAAACAGCCCAATGCAAAAGGCTTACGAAGCTGTGGCGCCCGACAAAACCAAATGGACGAGCTTCCTGAACCTGATGTTCGCTTCCGCCGCGACGCCGTTCGATCTGGGTGATGCGAATGTTGCGAAAATCACGGCCCCCGCGCTCATCATCGCCGGCGACAATGATGGGTTGGACAAAATCGAACTGATGAAGACGTATCAATTGCTGGGCGGAGGCATAACAGCCGACTTTGGAACTGTCCCAAGATCGCAGCTGGCCATATTGCCTGCACAGGGACATCGCAGCGTGGTCATGCAGGCGCCCACGATATTGGCCTACATGACCAGCTTTTTAAATAACGGATAA
- a CDS encoding NAD(P)H-binding protein — MKALIIGATGATGKDLLQILLRDPAYREVVAFVRRPMGVTHPKLTEVQTDFEKLDQVSGDITGDVLFSCLGTTLKAAGSKDKQQHIDLEIPLEFARIARRNGVSDMVLLSAYGASPRSNVFYSRIKGELEEGMEALAFDRLIIYKPGLLLRKDSDRLGERLSAAVLKFLNGIGLAKKFRPLPTAVLAEKLANAPKNAARGTTVVSLDEIF, encoded by the coding sequence ATGAAAGCACTCATCATCGGCGCTACCGGCGCCACTGGCAAAGACTTATTGCAAATCCTCCTCCGAGACCCCGCTTACCGCGAGGTAGTGGCTTTCGTGCGCCGCCCGATGGGTGTCACGCATCCCAAGTTAACGGAAGTGCAAACCGACTTTGAGAAATTAGACCAGGTTTCCGGCGACATTACCGGTGATGTATTGTTTTCATGCCTCGGAACGACCCTGAAAGCGGCCGGTTCCAAAGACAAGCAGCAGCATATTGACCTTGAAATCCCGCTGGAATTCGCGCGCATCGCGAGGCGGAACGGGGTGAGCGATATGGTGCTGTTGTCGGCTTACGGCGCCTCACCCAGGAGCAATGTCTTCTATTCCCGGATCAAGGGTGAGCTGGAAGAAGGAATGGAGGCGCTGGCATTCGACAGGCTGATTATCTATAAACCCGGCCTGCTGCTCCGCAAAGATTCCGACCGTTTGGGCGAGCGGCTGAGCGCGGCAGTTTTGAAGTTTCTCAATGGCATCGGCCTGGCGAAGAAGTTCCGCCCGTTACCCACTGCCGTTCTCGCTGAAAAACTGGCCAACGCGCCCAAAAATGCCGCCAGGGGCACGACGGTGGTTAGCCTGGACGAAATTTTCTGA
- a CDS encoding ABC-F family ATP-binding cassette domain-containing protein produces the protein MITIENLAVEFSGSTLFSDVSFVINPTDKVALMGKNGAGKSTMMKIIAGEQKATRGHVRAPKDAVIAYLPQHLLTEDNCTVFEEAAKAFKQVFEMRAEMDKLNLALETRTDYDSEEYMAIIEQVTELGEKYYQLEEVNYDAEVEKALKGLGFRPEDFQRQTNEFSGGWRMRIELAKILLQKPDLILLDEPTNHIDIESVIWLEDFLVNKANAVMVISHDRAFIDNITNRTIEVTMGRIYDYKANYSHYLQLREERRAHQIKAYQEQQKLIADNMQFIERFRGTYSKTNQVASRERMLEKLEIIEIDEIDNSALKLRFPPSPRSGDYPVTVKDVSKSYGDHVVFKNASMSISRGEKVSFVGRNGEGKSTMIKAIMGEIGVDGTCQLGHNVKVGYFAQNQASLLDPNLTIFQTVDEVAEGDVRTQIKNILGAFMFQGDEIDKKVSVLSGGERTRLAMVKLLLEPVNLLILDEPTNHLDLKSKDVLKEALRNFDGTLVLVSHDRDFLQGLSQKVFEFKDKRVIEHFETIDAFLERNRIKSIADLQLAK, from the coding sequence ATGATTACAATTGAGAATTTGGCCGTGGAATTCAGCGGTTCTACCCTTTTTAGCGACGTTTCGTTCGTGATCAACCCTACCGATAAAGTGGCCCTGATGGGTAAAAACGGCGCCGGAAAGTCTACCATGATGAAGATCATCGCGGGCGAGCAGAAAGCGACGCGCGGCCACGTGCGCGCCCCCAAGGACGCCGTGATCGCCTATTTGCCACAGCATTTGCTCACCGAAGATAACTGCACCGTATTCGAAGAAGCCGCCAAGGCATTCAAACAGGTTTTTGAAATGCGGGCCGAAATGGACAAGCTGAACCTTGCGCTCGAAACCCGCACGGATTACGACAGCGAGGAGTACATGGCGATCATCGAACAGGTGACCGAATTGGGTGAAAAATACTACCAGCTGGAAGAAGTCAACTACGACGCGGAAGTGGAAAAAGCCCTGAAAGGCCTGGGTTTCAGGCCGGAAGACTTCCAACGGCAAACCAACGAATTCAGCGGCGGATGGCGCATGCGCATCGAACTTGCCAAAATATTGCTGCAAAAGCCCGACCTTATCCTGCTCGATGAGCCTACCAACCACATCGACATCGAGTCGGTGATCTGGCTCGAAGACTTTCTGGTGAACAAAGCGAATGCCGTAATGGTCATTTCCCACGACCGTGCGTTCATTGACAATATCACCAACCGCACCATTGAAGTGACCATGGGGCGGATTTACGACTACAAGGCCAACTATTCGCATTACCTGCAACTGCGCGAGGAACGCCGGGCACACCAGATCAAGGCCTACCAGGAACAGCAGAAACTGATCGCCGACAATATGCAGTTCATCGAGCGCTTCCGCGGTACCTATTCCAAAACCAACCAGGTGGCCTCCCGCGAGCGCATGCTGGAAAAATTGGAAATTATCGAGATTGATGAAATTGATAATTCCGCATTAAAACTGCGTTTTCCACCTTCACCGCGGTCGGGCGATTATCCTGTGACCGTGAAAGACGTGTCCAAATCCTACGGCGACCATGTGGTGTTCAAAAATGCCAGCATGTCTATCTCGCGGGGTGAAAAGGTATCATTTGTAGGCCGGAACGGGGAAGGCAAATCCACGATGATCAAGGCCATTATGGGCGAAATTGGTGTGGACGGCACCTGCCAGCTCGGACATAATGTGAAAGTCGGCTATTTTGCACAAAACCAGGCATCGTTGCTGGACCCCAACCTGACGATCTTTCAAACCGTGGACGAGGTCGCGGAAGGAGATGTGAGAACGCAGATCAAAAATATCCTGGGCGCTTTTATGTTCCAGGGTGATGAGATCGACAAAAAAGTAAGCGTGCTATCCGGCGGAGAGCGCACGCGGCTTGCGATGGTGAAGCTGCTCCTCGAACCGGTAAACCTGCTGATCCTCGATGAGCCGACCAACCACCTCGACCTTAAGTCGAAGGATGTGCTGAAAGAAGCGCTCCGGAATTTTGACGGAACGCTGGTGCTGGTCTCCCACGATCGCGACTTCTTGCAGGGCTTGTCCCAGAAAGTGTTTGAATTCAAAGACAAGCGCGTGATCGAGCATTTCGAAACGATCGACGCATTCCTCGAACGCAACCGGATCAAAAGCATCGCCGACCTCCAACTGGCCAAGTAA
- a CDS encoding winged helix-turn-helix transcriptional regulator — protein sequence MSKVKVSSTNFANKRALSDECSEVYAANIIGGQWSLAIVSWLINGKLRFGQLKKLMPGITERMLTLQLRKLEENHIVTRTVYAEIPPRVEYELTPIGYDLKPIIKHLEIWGDKHKNLSATPTSL from the coding sequence ATGTCAAAAGTGAAAGTTAGCTCAACCAATTTTGCGAACAAGCGGGCACTCAGCGACGAATGTTCGGAAGTGTATGCGGCCAACATTATCGGCGGGCAATGGTCGCTGGCCATTGTTTCCTGGCTCATCAATGGCAAATTAAGGTTTGGACAATTGAAGAAACTCATGCCCGGCATCACCGAACGAATGCTCACCTTGCAGCTCCGGAAGTTGGAGGAAAACCATATCGTTACGCGGACGGTTTACGCAGAAATCCCGCCTCGTGTGGAATACGAACTCACTCCCATCGGCTATGACCTGAAACCCATTATCAAACACCTTGAAATATGGGGCGACAAGCACAAAAACCTGTCTGCGACACCCACCTCGCTGTAA
- a CDS encoding LytR/AlgR family response regulator transcription factor: MAIRCFVLDDEPLATELMQDYIGRLPDLELVGVCNSPTQGLQMLQQLQADVVFLDIQMPRLTGFDLLRPLGYRPKVIFTTAFREYALESYEFDVLDFLVKPISFERFLQSVGKIYRFSPNPAAQPEVPQNIAPVREYQYFKVDKEMVKLYLDDILWIESLKDYVRLHTRSGPLVSYLRISYLEEKLPPDRFIRIHKSFIISLDHIQAISANYIRINQEEIPIGRIYKARLDKQLQSATDQGVI; encoded by the coding sequence ATGGCGATCCGATGTTTTGTGCTCGACGACGAGCCGCTGGCCACCGAGCTCATGCAGGATTATATCGGCAGGCTGCCCGATCTGGAACTTGTGGGCGTTTGCAACAGTCCCACGCAGGGCCTGCAAATGTTGCAGCAATTACAGGCCGATGTCGTTTTTCTCGACATTCAAATGCCGCGGCTCACCGGTTTCGACCTGTTGAGGCCATTAGGCTATCGACCGAAGGTGATATTCACAACGGCCTTCCGCGAGTATGCGCTGGAAAGCTACGAGTTCGATGTGCTGGATTTCCTGGTCAAACCCATTTCGTTTGAAAGATTTCTGCAATCGGTGGGAAAAATCTATCGGTTCTCGCCCAATCCCGCCGCGCAGCCGGAAGTGCCTCAAAACATCGCACCGGTAAGGGAATACCAGTATTTCAAAGTGGATAAGGAAATGGTGAAACTCTACCTCGACGATATTCTCTGGATCGAAAGCCTGAAAGACTACGTGCGCCTTCACACGCGCTCGGGGCCACTCGTTTCGTACCTGAGGATCAGCTACCTGGAAGAAAAGCTCCCACCCGACCGCTTCATCCGCATTCACAAGTCGTTCATCATCTCACTCGACCACATCCAGGCGATCAGCGCCAACTACATCCGGATCAACCAGGAAGAAATCCCGATAGGCCGCATTTACAAAGCCAGGCTCGACAAGCAGCTGCAAAGCGCCACCGACCAGGGTGTAATATAA
- a CDS encoding sensor histidine kinase, translating into MIRVSSFKLPKELWAQGLFWLCFFLFEWLNTGAYLDNFQQGLCQISVQIPLLIVAGYWHLLVTVRRFLLHGRMAAFWTSLVGGLFVFGVLRRAISYHWIYPVYYPDALEKPFWYAPKILAEAMQLHLVVGLFVVVDLVRHALRQQQLSETYRREKVSAEYQLLQSQVQPHFLFNTLNNLTSVSIQQPDKMPNLLQRLAGLLSYQLHESHRDKVPLSKEIAYLKDYISLEQLRYGDRLDMQMNFNALPGTTHIVVPPMLLLPFVENAFKHGAAQTEGPCWIQINLSINDNRLIFSVENSVQNDAPVPFQSGLGLTNLKKRLKILFADSYELVTMPEEGQFLAVLKFNIN; encoded by the coding sequence ATGATCCGCGTTTCTTCTTTCAAACTACCCAAAGAGCTCTGGGCACAAGGCCTTTTCTGGCTATGTTTCTTCCTCTTCGAGTGGCTCAATACCGGCGCATACCTCGACAATTTCCAGCAGGGCCTCTGCCAGATCAGCGTGCAAATCCCGCTGCTGATCGTGGCCGGGTACTGGCATTTACTGGTTACCGTGCGCCGTTTCCTCCTACACGGCCGCATGGCGGCGTTCTGGACTTCGCTGGTGGGAGGTTTGTTTGTCTTCGGTGTGCTGCGCAGGGCCATCAGTTACCACTGGATTTACCCGGTATACTATCCGGATGCCTTGGAAAAGCCCTTCTGGTATGCGCCCAAAATCCTGGCCGAGGCCATGCAGCTGCATCTGGTCGTCGGGCTGTTTGTGGTGGTAGATCTCGTCCGCCACGCGCTGCGCCAGCAGCAGCTGAGCGAAACCTACCGGCGCGAGAAGGTTTCAGCCGAATACCAGTTGCTGCAATCCCAGGTACAGCCGCATTTTTTGTTCAATACATTAAATAACCTCACGTCCGTCTCCATTCAGCAGCCCGACAAAATGCCCAACCTCTTGCAGCGGCTTGCGGGGTTACTTAGCTATCAACTGCATGAAAGTCACCGGGATAAGGTACCGCTATCGAAAGAAATCGCTTATCTCAAAGATTACATTTCCCTCGAACAGCTCCGCTACGGCGACCGGCTCGATATGCAGATGAATTTCAATGCCCTGCCGGGCACAACGCACATTGTGGTGCCGCCGATGCTCCTGCTGCCGTTTGTCGAAAATGCGTTCAAACATGGCGCGGCGCAAACGGAAGGGCCTTGCTGGATACAGATCAACCTTTCGATCAACGATAACCGGCTGATTTTTTCCGTTGAAAATTCGGTGCAGAATGACGCGCCGGTGCCGTTTCAGTCGGGGCTCGGGCTTACCAACCTGAAAAAGCGACTGAAAATCCTTTTTGCAGACAGCTACGAGCTGGTAACGATGCCCGAAGAAGGGCAGTTTTTAGCAGTATTAAAATTCAATATCAACTGA
- a CDS encoding FkbM family methyltransferase: protein MSLKDLHHYFSKKNSYSQHGEDMILMSYFNHDYKGFFVDVGAHHPFRFSNTYSFYRRGWRGINIDAKPGVKKLFDRVRPNDINLELGIAGEEGSLTFYMFDEPALNSFSKELSEERNENTRYKIIDTKDVMVRRLSKVLEEHIPTGQNIDFLTVDVEGLDIEVLESNDWERFRPSMVVVEDLDLDLQNLHNSAVYESLFSKGYVLVGKTLASLIFKSNR, encoded by the coding sequence ATGTCACTTAAAGATCTACACCATTATTTCTCAAAAAAGAATTCCTACTCGCAACACGGCGAGGACATGATCCTGATGTCTTATTTCAATCATGATTACAAGGGATTTTTTGTCGATGTTGGCGCACACCATCCATTCAGATTTTCAAATACCTATTCATTTTACCGCCGCGGATGGCGTGGCATCAATATCGACGCCAAACCGGGTGTCAAAAAACTGTTCGATCGGGTACGCCCCAACGACATCAACCTGGAACTTGGTATTGCGGGGGAAGAAGGCTCACTCACATTTTACATGTTTGATGAACCGGCACTGAACAGCTTCTCTAAAGAACTCTCAGAAGAAAGAAATGAGAATACCAGATACAAAATTATCGACACCAAGGATGTGATGGTCAGAAGGCTCTCAAAAGTTCTTGAAGAACATATTCCAACCGGCCAGAATATTGATTTTCTGACCGTAGATGTCGAAGGGCTGGATATTGAAGTTTTGGAGAGCAATGACTGGGAAAGGTTCCGGCCATCCATGGTTGTTGTAGAAGACCTTGATCTGGATTTGCAAAACCTGCATAATTCAGCAGTATACGAGTCGCTGTTTTCAAAAGGGTACGTACTTGTTGGCAAAACATTGGCCAGTCTCATCTTCAAATCTAACAGATAA